The following proteins are encoded in a genomic region of Magnolia sinica isolate HGM2019 chromosome 1, MsV1, whole genome shotgun sequence:
- the LOC131239796 gene encoding probable folate-biopterin transporter 4: MITWIKQMRAAFGTSFLWLVCLIYFTQGFRSFVWTAVSYQLKDILKLSPSASQFVVSIAFFPWSIKPFYGILSDCIPIRGRKRVPYLVIATTLSLVPWLIMGLKASIRSSRVPLTIVLTVQNLGSAMADVVIDAMIAEAVRLERASFAGDLQSISWSAMAFGGICGSLLGGYTLANLPMDMIFLLFSVLPTIQLLSCGLVKEAPLGSGTLLDHVDSRSSNNLGNYVVNGNATTSSDSDGPLQKLERVETSKGGTSRRRKRSRKNKKEKAIIKEPEIQHKSFIMRCFLSIKSAIFSLCRAFRQPIILRPMAWFFFAHVTVPNLSTVMFYYQTEFLHLEPSFLGTVRVVGWFGLMLGTFIYSRYLKHMKLRRILMWAHVGLAIMSLFDLVLVSRLNVQYGIPDKVMVLWGSALSDVISQLKMMPFLIISGQLCPPGIEGTLFALFMSVNNLGNTLSSFVGAGLASILNISSNSFDNLLLGISIQVICTFVPVGFLFLIPKEATGLSA, encoded by the exons GGTTTCAGATCCTTTGTATGGACGGCAGTTTCTTACCAGCTCAAGGACATTCTTAAGTTGTCACCCTCAGCCTCACAGTTTGTAGTATCAATAGCATTTTTCCCATGGAGTATAAAGCCATTTTATGG AATTTTGTCAGACTGTATTCCCATTAGAGGTAGGAAAAGAGTGCCATACTTAGTCATCGCAACCACACTCTCTCTTGTACCATGGCTTATAATGGGTCTAAAAGCATCCATAAGGAGTTCACGTGTACCCCTCACAATTGTCTTAACAGTACAAAACCTAGGTTCTGCGATGGCAGATGTTGTAATCGATGCGATGATTGCAGAAGCTGTTCGGTTGGAGAG GGCGTCATTTGCTGGAGATCTCCAGTCAATATCTTGGTCGGCAATGGCCTTTGGTGGAATATGTGGGAGTCTGCTGGGGGGATACACATTAGCCAATTTACCGATGGAtatgatttttcttcttttctctgttCTCCCGACCATCCAACTATTATCTTGTGGTTTGGTCAAGGAGGCTCCTTTAGGCAGCGGTACCTTGCTGGATCATGTAGACTCAAGAAGCTCTAATAACCTAGGGAATTATGTGGTGAATGGAAATGCAACGACATCATCAGATTCAGATGGTCCACTACAGAAGCTGGAAAGGGTTGAAACATCCAAGGGTGGCACTtcaagaaggagaaagagaagtcgcaaaaataaaaaagagaaagcaATCATCAAAGAACCTGAGATTCAGCATAAGTCCTTCATCATGAGATGCTTCCTGTCTATAAAATCGGCCATTTTTAGTCTGTGTCGGGCATTTAGGCAGCCCATCATACTAAG ACCGATGGCATGGTTTTTCTTTGCACACGTTACTGTTCCAAACCTCTCAACAGTTATGTTCTATTACCAGACTGAGTTCTTGCACTTAGAACCATCCTTTTTGGGGACTGTACGcgtggttggatggtttggactcATGCTTGGAACATTTATCTACAGTCGctatttgaagcacatgaagctaaGAAGAATACTCAT GTGGGCTCATGTTGGTCTGGCTATCATGAGCCTTTTCGATCTTGTTCTAGTATCTCGGTTAAATGTCCAGTATGGCATACCAGACAAGGTTATGGTGCTTTGGGGGTCTGCTCTCTCTGATGTAATCAGCCAGCTGAA AATGATGCCGTTTCTGATCATATCGGGACAGCTATGTCCACCTGGGATTGAAGGCACGCTCTTTGCTCTCTTCATGTCCGTCAACAATCTGGGCAACACATTGAGTTCATTTGTAGGAGCCGGTTTGGCTTCCATACTGAATATTTCATCGAATTCTTTCGACAACCTTCTCTTGGGCATCTCAATTCAAGTAATCTGTACTTTCGTTCCAGTTGGGTTCCTGTTTTTGATACCAAAGGAAGCCACAGGATTGTCGGCCTGA